One part of the Paenibacillus silvisoli genome encodes these proteins:
- a CDS encoding stalk domain-containing protein: MSGRGLVRRFGVGVLVLLLALAAMSLQKPGRYAAAAAAPEVKSFHLYATDGYMTLPDGATIYIWGYSLKNEPGSAVFTSPTLEVNEGDIVEVTLTNIGAKKKGIKRVAHTIHWHGLDTDQQNDGVPHTSAPIQQGESFTYRFTATHAGTYFYHCHVDTIEHLQMGMYGALVVKAKGGEMRAWTGGPAYDKDYVLLLNEIDPVWHKAVEEGKPYDRTDFHPAYWTMNGKAFPDTESDPSTMIEGKVGESVLIRIINAGYQPHSFHMHGFHFQVIASDGRPLPEPLLKDTLLIGSGERYDILVKFDQSGMFPLHSHNIVDNTNNGVYPGGLHTMIDVKEAGDGGGENGMMMTLTMKAGQAAVTVNGEKLTLSHPPVKLGGVTYVPLRFIGEQLGAKVEWRQQEQSVVYTTESGGKIQLWVNGKQALAGTKLLPLNAPPKIVDGAVLVPLRFVADQLGASVDYNAATGVIVVKGTMSMPDAGGSGSEGTGSAGGHAGHGGSGAGAGNGGGNGAGGTGGSGGTGAGGGGAGDGGGGTGGTGNGAIGDGTGGPGGSGSSGEGTGGSGGGNGGSAGGSPGTGGTGSGTGDPLKVSITGAAFVPAKLTVKKGQTVTWTNADTQIHTVFDLNDAFTSGNILSKAQFQVTFQEPGTYIYYCSIHPSMTGEITVTE, translated from the coding sequence ATGAGCGGGAGAGGGTTGGTTCGCCGATTTGGGGTTGGGGTGCTTGTACTGCTGTTGGCTTTGGCTGCGATGTCGCTGCAAAAGCCCGGTCGTTACGCGGCGGCTGCGGCCGCGCCTGAAGTGAAGTCGTTTCATCTCTATGCGACGGACGGGTATATGACGCTGCCGGACGGGGCGACGATCTACATTTGGGGCTACAGCTTGAAGAACGAGCCGGGCAGCGCGGTGTTCACGTCGCCGACGCTGGAGGTGAACGAAGGCGATATCGTCGAGGTGACGCTGACGAATATCGGCGCGAAGAAGAAGGGCATCAAGCGCGTCGCGCATACGATCCATTGGCACGGCCTCGACACCGATCAGCAAAATGACGGCGTGCCTCACACCTCGGCGCCGATCCAGCAGGGCGAAAGCTTCACGTACCGGTTTACGGCGACGCATGCCGGGACGTATTTTTACCATTGCCATGTCGATACGATCGAGCATCTGCAGATGGGGATGTACGGCGCTCTTGTCGTGAAAGCGAAAGGCGGCGAGATGCGCGCATGGACGGGAGGCCCCGCATACGACAAGGACTACGTGCTGCTGCTGAACGAGATCGATCCGGTCTGGCATAAGGCGGTGGAGGAAGGGAAGCCGTACGACCGCACCGATTTTCACCCGGCGTATTGGACGATGAACGGCAAGGCGTTTCCCGACACGGAGAGCGATCCTTCGACGATGATCGAAGGGAAGGTCGGGGAGTCGGTGCTCATTCGCATCATTAATGCGGGCTATCAGCCGCATAGCTTCCATATGCATGGGTTTCATTTTCAGGTAATCGCTTCGGATGGAAGGCCGCTGCCTGAGCCGCTGTTGAAGGATACGCTGCTGATCGGGTCCGGCGAACGGTACGACATTCTGGTGAAATTCGACCAGAGCGGCATGTTTCCGCTGCACAGTCATAACATCGTCGACAACACGAACAATGGCGTCTATCCGGGCGGCTTGCATACGATGATTGACGTGAAGGAAGCGGGAGACGGCGGCGGCGAGAACGGCATGATGATGACTTTGACGATGAAAGCCGGGCAGGCGGCCGTGACGGTGAACGGCGAGAAGCTCACGCTTTCGCATCCGCCGGTGAAGCTGGGGGGCGTGACCTATGTGCCGCTGCGCTTTATTGGCGAGCAGCTTGGCGCGAAGGTGGAGTGGCGGCAGCAGGAGCAATCGGTCGTTTACACGACGGAGAGCGGCGGCAAAATCCAGCTGTGGGTGAACGGCAAGCAAGCGCTGGCCGGCACGAAGCTGCTGCCGCTGAACGCGCCGCCGAAAATCGTGGACGGCGCCGTCTTGGTGCCGCTGCGCTTCGTCGCGGATCAGCTCGGCGCGAGCGTGGACTACAATGCCGCCACCGGCGTCATTGTCGTGAAGGGCACGATGAGCATGCCGGACGCCGGCGGTTCCGGCAGCGAAGGAACGGGCTCCGCCGGCGGGCATGCCGGGCACGGCGGCAGCGGCGCTGGTGCGGGCAATGGCGGTGGTAATGGCGCCGGGGGCACTGGCGGTAGCGGTGGCACCGGTGCGGGAGGCGGCGGCGCAGGTGACGGCGGCGGAGGGACCGGAGGTACCGGAAACGGCGCTATCGGCGATGGCACCGGTGGGCCGGGCGGCTCCGGCAGCAGCGGCGAAGGAACCGGTGGCTCAGGCGGGGGCAACGGCGGGTCCGCCGGCGGCAGCCCGGGAACTGGCGGCACGGGCTCCGGCACCGGCGATCCACTGAAGGTGAGCATAACCGGCGCGGCGTTCGTCCCTGCGAAGCTAACCGTCAAGAAGGGGCAGACGGTCACGTGGACGAATGCCGATACGCAGATCCATACCGTATTCGACCTGAACGATGCGTTTACGAGCGGCAATATATTGAGCAAAGCGCAATTCCAGGTTACTTTCCAAGAGCCCGGCACTTATATCTACTATTGCTCCATTCATCCAAGCATGACGGGGGAGATTACGGTAACGGAGTGA
- a CDS encoding ArsR/SmtB family transcription factor: MLELSINEPDQLVKVAHALSSHTRLNIIKLLLNHNNINVNEIGEKLGIPVSTAGVNVKVLEDAGLILTEILPASRGAMKVCKRNFDDVRLILNPIAGYKNKDQVYEIEMPIGHFVDIDVQPTCGIANSTAMIIPEDDPSSFFFPECRTAEIIWFRQGSIEYRFPRSLPRNVDVKTIEFSLELCSEAPNFNNDWPSDITIWINNVEIGTWTSPGDYGDHRGKNNPEWWHDSSTQYGLLKTFRVDKHRSTVDNQKISDVTLQDLKLDGAPFIRFKVGVKQDADNKGGINLFGRGFGDHEQDIIMKVHYETPAEE, translated from the coding sequence ATGCTGGAACTCTCGATCAACGAGCCCGACCAACTCGTGAAGGTCGCGCACGCGCTATCTTCCCATACGAGATTGAATATTATTAAGCTGCTGCTCAATCACAATAACATCAACGTCAACGAGATCGGAGAGAAGCTGGGCATCCCGGTGTCGACGGCTGGCGTAAACGTGAAGGTGCTGGAGGACGCGGGGCTGATTTTGACGGAAATACTGCCTGCGAGCCGCGGCGCCATGAAGGTGTGCAAGCGGAATTTCGACGATGTTCGACTCATTCTAAACCCGATTGCCGGCTACAAAAATAAAGATCAAGTCTACGAAATCGAAATGCCGATCGGCCACTTCGTCGACATCGACGTTCAGCCGACCTGCGGCATCGCGAACAGCACGGCTATGATCATTCCCGAAGACGACCCGTCGAGCTTCTTCTTTCCGGAGTGCAGAACGGCGGAGATTATCTGGTTCCGACAAGGCTCGATCGAGTACCGCTTCCCGCGTTCCTTGCCGCGGAACGTGGATGTGAAGACGATCGAGTTTTCGCTGGAGCTGTGCTCGGAGGCGCCGAATTTCAACAACGACTGGCCGTCGGACATTACGATCTGGATCAACAACGTCGAGATCGGAACCTGGACGTCGCCGGGCGACTACGGCGATCACCGCGGTAAGAACAATCCTGAGTGGTGGCATGACAGCAGCACGCAGTACGGCCTATTGAAGACGTTCCGCGTAGATAAACACAGAAGCACGGTCGACAACCAGAAAATATCCGACGTCACGCTGCAGGACCTAAAACTGGACGGAGCCCCGTTTATCCGGTTCAAGGTCGGCGTGAAGCAGGACGCGGACAACAAAGGCGGCATCAACCTGTTCGGACGCGGCTTCGGCGATCATGAACAGGACATCATCATGAAGGTTCATTATGAGACGCCTGCCGAAGAATAG
- a CDS encoding ABC transporter substrate-binding protein: protein MAQWKRTLGVLTAVLVLSGGTIACGSSDNSDNGGSSTTEATNTNTTSNNGAATTDNAAETETTNAPKDEEQVKIQFAGWGDPSEKEVFSKLIASFESKYPNIKVDYLHIPSDYVGKMNTILAGGNAPDVFYVPDGDFGRWVSQDLLLPIEDFVNVSNIDTADMWESSLIRYRYDGAVTGKGPLYALPKDIGPTVLYYNKDLFTKMGVPFPSADTPMTFDQLLETAQKLTVKDGDKVTQYGMGPIWWEGFVMGNGGTFLSDDKKEFLLNSKEAADALQFAVDLAHKHKVVPDSRALQAMNDGQMFETGKLAMMIQGRWMVPTYRKLKFDWDVAPLPANGKWAGWSGSVGLGISKSTKHQDAAYKLVEFLGGPEGQKEQSLMGFAIPSFKSMANTDVFLQPGQKPEHAEVFIKAAENEIPGPWTNLPNAKWWDMLNQNLGPMWEAKKPAQDVLNELKPKIDAAIKEGNPAIFK from the coding sequence ATGGCACAATGGAAAAGAACCTTAGGAGTTTTGACGGCGGTTTTGGTTTTGAGCGGCGGTACGATTGCCTGCGGAAGCAGCGACAACAGCGATAACGGCGGCAGCAGCACTACAGAGGCGACGAATACGAATACAACCTCGAACAACGGCGCGGCAACGACGGACAACGCAGCCGAGACGGAAACAACTAACGCTCCCAAGGATGAAGAGCAAGTCAAAATCCAATTCGCCGGATGGGGCGATCCTTCTGAGAAAGAAGTGTTCTCGAAGCTTATCGCAAGCTTTGAATCGAAGTACCCGAACATTAAAGTGGACTATTTGCACATTCCTAGCGATTATGTTGGCAAAATGAACACGATTCTCGCCGGCGGCAATGCGCCTGACGTCTTCTACGTACCGGACGGCGACTTCGGCCGTTGGGTAAGCCAAGATTTGCTGCTTCCGATCGAAGATTTTGTAAACGTTAGCAATATCGACACGGCGGACATGTGGGAATCCTCGTTGATCCGTTACCGCTATGACGGCGCCGTAACAGGCAAAGGTCCGCTCTACGCGCTGCCGAAGGATATCGGCCCGACGGTTCTCTACTATAACAAAGACCTCTTCACCAAAATGGGCGTTCCGTTCCCAAGCGCGGATACGCCGATGACGTTCGATCAGCTGCTGGAAACCGCTCAGAAGCTCACCGTCAAAGACGGCGACAAAGTTACGCAATACGGCATGGGTCCGATCTGGTGGGAAGGCTTCGTCATGGGCAACGGCGGCACGTTCCTGAGCGATGACAAGAAGGAGTTCCTGCTCAACAGCAAGGAAGCGGCGGACGCCCTGCAATTCGCGGTCGATCTGGCGCACAAGCATAAGGTCGTGCCGGACAGCCGCGCGCTGCAAGCGATGAACGACGGTCAAATGTTCGAGACCGGCAAGCTGGCGATGATGATTCAAGGCCGCTGGATGGTTCCGACTTACCGTAAGCTGAAGTTCGATTGGGACGTAGCGCCGCTGCCGGCTAACGGCAAGTGGGCAGGCTGGAGCGGTTCCGTAGGTCTCGGCATTTCGAAGTCGACGAAGCATCAGGATGCGGCATATAAGCTTGTCGAGTTCCTGGGCGGACCGGAAGGCCAGAAGGAGCAGTCGCTGATGGGCTTTGCGATTCCGAGCTTCAAGTCGATGGCGAATACGGACGTCTTCCTGCAGCCGGGTCAAAAGCCGGAGCACGCGGAAGTGTTTATCAAAGCGGCGGAAAACGAAATTCCGGGTCCATGGACGAACCTGCCGAACGCGAAATGGTGGGATATGCTCAACCAAAATCTAGGCCCGATGTGGGAAGCGAAAAAACCGGCCCAAGACGTGCTTAACGAGCTGAAGCCGAAGATCGACGCGGCGATCAAGGAAGGCAATCCGGCTATCTTTAAATAA
- a CDS encoding carbohydrate ABC transporter permease, giving the protein MDLSNRKKMYLWAYAFISAPILGFVLFALIPICFSVYVSFTKYSGYQAPEMSGADNYVRLLAEDPLFWKTLRNTVYSALSIPFGMALSLAIAVSLNQKIAAIRFFRTAFFLPTISSVVAMTLLWKWIFNAEYGLLNNFLGWFGIVGPAWLSSETWAMPAMIIQGVWGGLGFSMVMYLAALQGVPRSLYEAAEIDGANVWQRFVRITIPSISPTTLYLLITSIIGAMQDFPRFQIMTEGGPNYSTTTIVYYLFQNAFRYMEMGYASAMAWMLGILLMVITLINFRLSRRWVHYE; this is encoded by the coding sequence ATGGACTTGAGCAATCGTAAGAAGATGTACTTGTGGGCGTATGCCTTCATCTCTGCTCCCATATTGGGTTTTGTGCTGTTCGCATTGATTCCGATCTGTTTTTCCGTCTATGTGAGCTTTACCAAATACAGCGGCTACCAAGCTCCGGAGATGTCGGGAGCGGACAACTACGTCCGGCTGCTCGCCGAAGACCCGCTCTTCTGGAAGACGCTGCGCAACACGGTCTACTCCGCGCTCTCCATTCCGTTCGGCATGGCGCTGTCGCTGGCGATCGCCGTTTCCTTGAACCAGAAAATCGCGGCGATCCGCTTCTTCCGCACGGCGTTCTTCTTGCCGACCATCAGCTCCGTCGTTGCGATGACCTTGCTGTGGAAATGGATCTTCAATGCGGAATACGGGCTGCTGAACAACTTTCTGGGCTGGTTCGGCATTGTAGGGCCGGCATGGCTGAGCAGCGAGACGTGGGCAATGCCCGCGATGATCATTCAAGGCGTCTGGGGCGGCCTCGGTTTCAGCATGGTCATGTACTTGGCCGCGCTGCAAGGGGTGCCGAGAAGCCTTTACGAAGCGGCGGAAATCGACGGAGCCAACGTGTGGCAGCGATTCGTGCGCATTACGATTCCGAGCATTTCGCCTACGACGCTTTACTTGCTGATTACTTCCATCATTGGCGCTATGCAGGATTTTCCGAGATTCCAAATTATGACCGAAGGCGGTCCCAACTACTCGACGACGACGATTGTGTATTACTTGTTCCAGAACGCTTTCCGCTACATGGAAATGGGATATGCATCGGCGATGGCGTGGATGCTCGGCATCCTGCTGATGGTCATTACGCTCATTAACTTCCGGCTGTCGCGTCGCTGGGTGCATTACGAATAG
- a CDS encoding carbohydrate ABC transporter permease, which produces MSGAAVVVRHTRKQASERILKTVAYLFLISGSLVMAVPFLWMLSTSLKEEGVIFEMPPKWIPEPFEWSNYAFVLGEANLLHGFMNTLIIVIPTTIIGLFTSALAAYAFARIQFPARNTLFVMLLATMMIPGVVTMIPTFILYKSIGWIDSWLPLMVPGMFGAAAAVFFIRQFFMTIPSELEDAAIMDGLNPLQIFIKIMLPLSKPALVAQGIFGFLGGYNDFLGPLIYINSPEKFTLQLVLASFQGMYNAQWTYIMAGSVLALIPTVLLFFFAQRYFVEGVTLTGMKG; this is translated from the coding sequence ATGTCAGGTGCCGCGGTTGTCGTGAGACATACAAGGAAGCAGGCAAGCGAACGGATCTTGAAGACGGTTGCTTACTTGTTTTTGATCAGCGGATCGCTGGTGATGGCCGTTCCTTTTTTATGGATGCTATCGACCTCGTTGAAAGAAGAAGGCGTGATCTTCGAGATGCCGCCGAAGTGGATACCCGAGCCGTTCGAATGGAGCAACTATGCATTCGTCCTCGGCGAGGCTAACCTGCTGCACGGCTTTATGAATACGCTCATTATCGTCATTCCGACGACGATCATCGGTTTGTTTACAAGCGCGTTGGCCGCATACGCTTTTGCCCGAATCCAGTTTCCGGCGCGGAACACGCTGTTCGTCATGCTGCTGGCGACGATGATGATCCCGGGCGTCGTGACGATGATTCCGACGTTTATTTTGTACAAATCGATCGGCTGGATCGACAGCTGGCTGCCGCTCATGGTGCCGGGGATGTTCGGCGCGGCTGCGGCGGTGTTTTTTATCAGGCAATTTTTTATGACGATTCCATCGGAGCTCGAGGACGCGGCCATTATGGATGGCTTGAATCCGCTGCAAATTTTTATCAAGATCATGCTGCCGCTGTCGAAGCCCGCGCTGGTTGCGCAAGGGATTTTCGGCTTCTTGGGTGGTTACAACGACTTTCTTGGGCCGCTCATCTACATCAACAGCCCGGAAAAGTTTACGCTCCAGCTTGTGCTGGCCTCCTTCCAGGGCATGTACAACGCGCAGTGGACGTACATCATGGCGGGATCGGTGCTTGCGTTAATCCCGACCGTATTGCTGTTTTTCTTCGCACAGCGCTATTTCGTTGAAGGCGTTACGTTGACGGGAATGAAAGGATAG
- a CDS encoding glycoside hydrolase family 43 protein, with the protein MTLATNKTFRNPIMASGADPWMYRHTDGFYYFMVTCGDRLDLYRSKAMSGVASAPKTTIWLPPDEGPGSRELWAPEIHHMQGKWYVYFTASAGGGDATRKVYVLENESDDPTKGSWTQKGAVNTALPGLDGTVLEHDGKLYFMYAGYGHFPEYGSAIYACLMENPWTLTGPESLLTKPEYDWEMQGGMAINEGPCFLVRYGKIFMIYSASTTWSDDYGLGMLTADADSDLLNPDSWTKSDRPVFVKCVENGVFAPGHNSFTQSPDGSEDWIVYHAIPESDGGADKRQPRMQKFGWTADGRPDFGKPVAASTEVAVPSGE; encoded by the coding sequence GTGACACTTGCAACGAACAAAACATTTCGCAATCCGATCATGGCAAGCGGAGCAGATCCATGGATGTATCGGCATACCGACGGCTTCTATTACTTTATGGTCACATGCGGCGATCGGCTCGATCTCTACCGTTCCAAGGCGATGAGCGGCGTAGCGAGCGCGCCGAAAACGACGATTTGGCTTCCGCCGGATGAAGGACCGGGCAGCCGGGAGCTGTGGGCGCCCGAGATTCATCATATGCAAGGCAAGTGGTATGTCTACTTTACGGCCAGCGCCGGAGGAGGCGATGCGACCCGCAAGGTTTACGTCCTGGAGAACGAGAGCGACGATCCGACGAAAGGGAGTTGGACGCAAAAAGGCGCCGTAAATACGGCGCTGCCAGGTCTCGACGGAACGGTGCTGGAGCATGACGGCAAGCTGTATTTCATGTATGCCGGTTACGGGCATTTTCCGGAGTACGGCTCGGCGATCTATGCCTGCCTGATGGAAAATCCATGGACGCTGACAGGACCCGAATCGTTGCTCACAAAGCCGGAGTATGATTGGGAAATGCAAGGCGGCATGGCGATTAACGAAGGCCCTTGCTTCCTGGTCCGGTACGGCAAAATCTTCATGATCTACTCGGCCAGCACGACATGGTCGGATGACTATGGGCTAGGCATGCTCACGGCGGACGCGGACAGCGATTTGCTGAATCCGGACTCCTGGACGAAGAGCGATCGGCCCGTGTTCGTAAAATGCGTGGAAAACGGCGTGTTCGCGCCGGGACACAACAGCTTCACCCAATCGCCGGACGGCAGCGAGGATTGGATCGTGTACCACGCGATTCCGGAATCGGACGGCGGCGCGGATAAGAGACAGCCGCGGATGCAAAAATTCGGTTGGACGGCGGACGGACGCCCTGATTTCGGCAAGCCGGTTGCCGCGTCGACCGAGGTTGCCGTTCCATCCGGCGAATAA
- a CDS encoding AbfB domain-containing protein: MMLIGSAHAATTGSAIYSNASEPEPYYARAVKLGNGDVIATFTRKFPVNTGWAGMQPFNFYRSSDNGKTWSYLSQIDPNSFGLNRDKQAMTTLYVLPQQLGSYPAGTLLFATSDWDPGATYTIHIWRSTDNGATWQLHSNLAAQGGAGTHHTWEPEFAVSSDGRLICYYSDERQAGYNQALAREISSDGGLTWGSYGIIAGNSADWSWRPGMPRVVKAKNGTYFMFYEQIGGAKPDFAVRFKTSTDGINWGSATTLGNIVGTGIYRASQAPEVAYVDDGSANGRFYVRGMTDVVPSHNKMFTSSDYGATWSLIDAPLTVEGSNQNTPGAWSGTLLPLANSLLMEVNTVKVGSRYEIRSNVAQMNGDSSIVSGAVYKLVNQNNGLLLDNAGGGAPAGTEVIQWNDLNANTQWWLAEYRSNGFFRLMNMNNNLVLDDPNGVTTPGTKIVQWTDNFLDTQRWKFAYSGSGYYTIMNEHSGLMIDNAGGGAPAGTKVIQYTANGLDTQRWKTVRVDTDIPVNQFETYNFPGSFIREDAGRGKTTGSQYISQSQWRIVPGLADPAAISIESVSNPGRFLRHKNGEIWMDVNDGTTLFKNDATWRLRAGFSSGFGASFESFNFPGQYIRHMNGLLYITSINNATDQQDATFFVK; encoded by the coding sequence ATGATGCTCATCGGATCCGCGCATGCCGCAACCACAGGTTCTGCGATTTACAGCAATGCGTCGGAGCCCGAACCTTATTATGCGCGGGCCGTCAAGCTCGGCAACGGGGACGTCATCGCGACCTTCACGCGAAAGTTCCCGGTGAATACCGGCTGGGCCGGCATGCAGCCATTCAATTTCTACCGTAGCTCCGACAACGGAAAAACATGGAGCTATCTCTCGCAAATCGACCCGAACAGCTTCGGGCTGAACCGCGATAAGCAAGCGATGACGACGCTGTACGTGCTGCCGCAGCAGCTCGGAAGCTATCCGGCAGGCACGCTGTTGTTCGCTACGTCCGACTGGGATCCGGGCGCAACGTATACGATCCATATTTGGCGGAGCACGGATAACGGGGCGACCTGGCAGCTGCACAGCAATTTGGCTGCGCAGGGCGGAGCGGGCACGCATCATACGTGGGAGCCGGAGTTCGCGGTTTCCAGCGACGGCAGGCTGATCTGCTACTATTCCGATGAGCGGCAAGCCGGGTACAACCAGGCGCTCGCGCGGGAAATATCGAGCGACGGCGGCTTGACGTGGGGCAGCTACGGCATCATCGCGGGCAACAGCGCGGATTGGAGCTGGCGTCCGGGCATGCCGCGAGTCGTTAAAGCGAAGAACGGCACGTATTTCATGTTTTATGAGCAGATCGGCGGCGCGAAGCCTGATTTTGCCGTACGGTTCAAAACATCGACGGACGGGATCAACTGGGGCTCCGCCACGACGTTAGGCAATATCGTCGGCACGGGCATCTACCGGGCGTCTCAAGCTCCCGAGGTTGCTTACGTCGATGACGGCAGCGCGAACGGCCGATTTTACGTAAGGGGCATGACCGATGTCGTTCCTTCCCATAACAAAATGTTCACGAGCTCCGATTACGGCGCCACTTGGTCGCTGATCGACGCGCCGCTTACGGTCGAAGGCAGCAATCAGAACACGCCTGGCGCTTGGAGCGGAACGCTGCTGCCGCTTGCGAATTCGCTCTTAATGGAAGTGAACACGGTGAAGGTCGGCAGCCGTTATGAAATTCGTTCGAACGTCGCGCAGATGAACGGCGACTCGTCGATCGTCTCAGGCGCCGTCTACAAGCTGGTTAATCAGAACAACGGCTTGCTGCTCGACAATGCGGGAGGAGGAGCGCCTGCGGGCACGGAGGTTATCCAATGGAACGACCTGAACGCGAATACGCAATGGTGGCTTGCCGAATACAGAAGCAACGGGTTTTTCCGCTTGATGAACATGAACAACAATCTCGTGCTGGACGACCCGAACGGCGTAACGACGCCGGGGACGAAGATCGTTCAGTGGACGGATAACTTCCTGGATACGCAGCGGTGGAAGTTCGCGTATTCCGGCAGCGGGTACTATACGATCATGAACGAGCACAGCGGGTTGATGATCGACAATGCCGGAGGCGGAGCGCCGGCCGGGACGAAGGTCATCCAGTATACCGCAAACGGCTTGGATACGCAGCGCTGGAAAACGGTACGCGTAGACACGGACATTCCGGTCAACCAGTTCGAAACCTACAACTTCCCGGGCAGCTTCATTCGCGAGGATGCCGGCAGAGGGAAGACGACCGGAAGCCAGTACATTTCCCAGTCCCAGTGGCGGATCGTCCCTGGCTTAGCCGATCCTGCCGCGATTTCGATTGAATCCGTCAGTAATCCGGGCCGGTTCTTGCGGCATAAGAACGGGGAGATCTGGATGGATGTCAACGACGGCACGACATTGTTTAAGAACGATGCGACATGGCGGCTTCGCGCAGGCTTCTCGAGCGGGTTCGGGGCGTCGTTCGAGTCCTTCAACTTCCCGGGGCAGTATATCCGGCATATGAACGGACTGTTGTATATCACATCGATTAACAATGCGACCGATCAACAGGACGCGACGTTCTTCGTGAAGTAG